The proteins below come from a single Zea mays cultivar B73 chromosome 8, Zm-B73-REFERENCE-NAM-5.0, whole genome shotgun sequence genomic window:
- the LOC100217089 gene encoding urophorphyrin methylase 1: MALAVRTPRFQPRPASISAPATPASNSLAAAAAANARPRTCAGAAVRASPFTEATSSSRYLRDAWSYATDCSSNSASRSSDAAAAAAALGRRDDEIALQLPELQRLLDALRASRRRGAEGGGGGGRGPGRVALVGTGPGDPELLTLKAVRAIEAADLVLYDRLVSNDVLDLVGEGSRLLYVGKTAGYHSRTQEEIHELLLSFAEAGANVVRLKGGDPLVFGRGGEEMDFLQQQGIKVEIIPGITSASGIAAELGIPLTHRGVATSVRFLTGHSRNGGTDPLYVAGNAADPDTTLVVYMGLSTLASLAPKLMKHGLPPDTPAVAVERGTTPQQRMVFALLKDLVDEVKSADLVSPTLIIIGKVVSLSPFWVESSEHDALKIESSYASEAR; the protein is encoded by the exons ATGGCTCTCGCCGTGCGCACGCCCCGCTTCCAGCCTCGACCGGCCTCCATTTCTGCGCCCGCAACACCCGCCTCGAAttccctcgccgccgccgccgccgcgaacGCGAGGCCCCGCACCTGCGCCGGCGCCGCCGTCCGCGCTTCGCCCTTCACCGAGGCCACCTCCTCCTCGCGCTACCTCCGTGACGCCTGGTCCTACGCCACCGATTGCTCCTCCAACTCCGCATCCCGTTCCTCCGATGCCGCCgctgcggcggcggcgctggGCCGCCGGGACGACGAGATCGCACTGCAGCTGCCGGAGCTGCAGAGGCTCCTGGACGCGCTGAGGGCGTCCAGAAGGAGGGGCgcagagggcggcggcggcggcggccgcggaCCCGGGAGGGTGGCACTGGTGGGTACAGGGCCCGGGGACCCCGAGCTGCTCACGCTCAAGGCGGTCCGGGCTATCGAGGCGGCGGACCTGGTGCTCTACGACAGGCTGGTGTCTAACGACGTGTTGGACTTGGTCGGGGAGGGCTCCAGGCTTCTCTATGTCGGCAAGACCGCGGGATACCACAGCCGCACCCAG GAGGAGATTCACGAGCTGCTGCTGAGCTTTGCGGAGGCTGGTGCCAATGTTGTGCGCTTGAAAGGTGGCGATCCTCTG GTTTTTGGAAGGGGTGGAGAAGAGATGGATTTCTTACAGCAACAGGGAATCAAAGTTGAAATTATCCCAG GAATTACCTCTGCTTCAGGAATTGCAGCAGAACTAGGCATTCCGCTAACCCATCGAGGTGTTGCTACCAG TGTCAGATTTTTAACTGGACACTCCAGAAATGGTGGGACAGACCCACTATATGTAGCTGGAAATGCAGCCGATCCTGACACTACTTTGGTTGTGTACATGGGTTTGTCAACACTTGCATCACTTGCACCAAAGTTAATGAAGCACGGCCTGCCACCAGATACCCCTGCTGTTGCAGTAGAGCGCGGGACTACACCTCAACAACGAATG GTGTTTGCGTTGTTAAAGGATCTTGTGGATGAAGTCAAGTCAGCTGATCTTGTTTCTCCAACTCTAATAATTATCGGGAAAGTGGTATCCTTGTCACCATTTTGGGTTGAGTCATCTGAACATGATGCCCTGAAAATTGAGAGCTCGTATGCAAGTGAAGCCAGATGA